Proteins from a single region of Paenibacillus sp. BIHB 4019:
- a CDS encoding BMP family ABC transporter substrate-binding protein, translating into MKKNVMALLMVSVLLVLAACGGGNTGTSSGNAAGSGSTGGDKKLKVVLLVPGTLGDKSFFDAANKGLTLVKSELGADTKVIEMGTDKTKWEPTYQDIAAQDWDIIISGGSEITEMFNATAETYPDKKFINYDTDIEETPANVYAMSYATNEVSFLAGAVAAIATKSDIPNANKDNVIGFVGGMDIPGINAFLVGYIQGAQYVDPAIKVAVSYAGDFVNPAKGKELSLIQYNSGVDVIFNVAGATGLGIFDAAKDKKRYAIGVDSDQGFLLQETDKEKANLIVTSAIKKIDTSILGAVKKTQEGTLEYGQRQVLSFDQDGVGIAENDIYKSIFTADMQKQVEDIKQKLAKQEIKVDNAMGMETSQIEAIRNAVKP; encoded by the coding sequence ATGAAGAAAAATGTGATGGCATTACTCATGGTTTCGGTTCTATTGGTGCTGGCAGCTTGCGGTGGAGGAAATACGGGGACAAGCAGCGGCAATGCAGCAGGCTCAGGCAGTACAGGCGGGGATAAGAAGCTGAAGGTTGTTCTGCTCGTACCGGGTACACTTGGGGATAAATCTTTCTTTGATGCAGCGAACAAGGGATTGACGCTTGTTAAATCCGAATTGGGCGCAGATACGAAAGTGATTGAAATGGGAACAGACAAAACGAAGTGGGAACCTACTTATCAAGATATAGCAGCGCAGGACTGGGATATTATTATCTCCGGCGGATCTGAAATTACCGAGATGTTTAATGCGACCGCAGAAACGTATCCGGACAAAAAATTCATCAACTACGACACGGATATTGAAGAAACACCGGCTAACGTATATGCGATGTCTTACGCAACGAACGAGGTTTCCTTCCTTGCAGGCGCAGTAGCTGCAATTGCGACGAAGTCCGATATTCCAAATGCGAACAAAGATAATGTGATTGGCTTTGTCGGCGGCATGGACATTCCCGGCATTAATGCATTCCTGGTTGGTTATATCCAAGGGGCACAATACGTCGATCCTGCCATTAAGGTAGCCGTTTCCTATGCGGGCGATTTCGTGAACCCGGCGAAAGGCAAGGAGCTGTCGCTCATTCAGTACAACTCTGGCGTCGACGTGATTTTCAACGTGGCTGGCGCGACGGGCCTGGGCATCTTCGATGCAGCGAAGGACAAGAAGCGTTACGCGATTGGCGTTGACTCCGACCAAGGGTTCCTGCTTCAGGAAACGGATAAAGAAAAAGCGAATCTGATCGTGACGTCTGCTATTAAAAAAATCGATACCTCTATTCTTGGCGCAGTGAAGAAAACGCAAGAGGGCACGCTCGAATATGGACAACGCCAAGTGCTCAGCTTTGATCAAGATGGCGTAGGCATTGCTGAAAATGACATTTACAAATCGATCTTCACGGCTGATATGCAGAAGCAAGTAGAAGATATCAAGCAAAAGCTGGCTAAGCAAGAGATTAAAGTAGACAATGCGATGGGTATGGAAACTTCGCAAATCGAAGCCATCCGCAACGCGGTTAAACCATAA
- a CDS encoding ABC transporter permease, with protein MSSLFHVIFTTEFAFSVLRVTTPILFAALGALISNRAGIINIGLEGIMLVAALSGVVVSAYTGSSWVGLLGAVMAGTLISGILAFFTLHFKTHIILGGVAINMFASGGTVFILYLLSGDKGSSTSLPSKVLPSVDIPLLKDIPVLGPIFSGHNVLTYMSILAVFIVYYMLKRTPLGLRIRSVGENPQAAQSVGVSVVKVQYTALLLSGFFAGLGGAYMSMGYLSLFTRDMTAGRGWIAIAAESMGRSTTVGTTLTSLLFGAADALANALQVLKIPAELIGTLPYVTTVIGLIVYAISESRKRNRKLKRLEKKS; from the coding sequence ATGTCTAGTTTGTTTCATGTCATTTTCACGACTGAATTTGCGTTTTCTGTCCTCCGGGTAACGACTCCGATTTTGTTCGCGGCACTAGGAGCACTCATTTCCAACCGTGCGGGCATTATCAATATTGGACTTGAGGGCATTATGCTGGTGGCGGCCCTTTCAGGCGTCGTAGTCAGCGCTTATACGGGCAGCTCATGGGTGGGGCTGCTGGGCGCGGTAATGGCGGGCACGCTTATTTCCGGCATACTGGCTTTTTTTACTCTGCATTTCAAGACGCATATCATTCTTGGCGGGGTCGCGATCAATATGTTCGCCTCCGGGGGAACCGTATTTATTTTGTATTTGCTAAGCGGGGACAAAGGCTCCTCGACCTCGCTTCCGAGCAAGGTGCTGCCTAGCGTGGACATTCCGCTGCTTAAGGATATTCCGGTGCTGGGACCGATTTTCTCCGGCCATAATGTATTGACCTATATGTCGATACTGGCGGTTTTTATTGTGTATTACATGCTGAAAAGAACGCCGCTCGGCCTGCGCATTCGCTCAGTCGGCGAAAATCCGCAGGCTGCCCAGTCGGTAGGAGTCAGCGTAGTGAAGGTGCAGTATACGGCGCTGCTGCTGAGCGGCTTTTTCGCCGGGCTTGGCGGCGCATATATGTCGATGGGCTACCTATCGCTGTTCACGCGGGATATGACCGCCGGCCGGGGCTGGATTGCGATTGCCGCGGAGTCGATGGGGCGCAGCACGACGGTCGGCACGACGCTGACGTCGCTATTGTTCGGCGCGGCGGATGCGCTGGCCAATGCGCTTCAGGTGCTTAAAATTCCGGCAGAGCTGATCGGCACACTCCCATACGTCACGACCGTTATTGGTCTCATCGTATACGCAATCAGCGAATCCCGTAAAAGAAATAGAAAGCTTAAAAGATTGGAGAAAAAGTCGTAG
- a CDS encoding DUF3934 family protein has translation MSKAKGKGGTGRGTDKKGWNRWQASANKAKNAPKPYKSKGTKNQDGAAASSTQKGEKPSV, from the coding sequence TTGAGCAAGGCGAAGGGCAAGGGTGGAACAGGCAGGGGAACGGACAAGAAGGGCTGGAATCGGTGGCAGGCTAGTGCCAATAAAGCCAAAAACGCGCCTAAGCCTTATAAAAGCAAAGGGACTAAAAACCAGGATGGAGCCGCTGCTTCAAGTACTCAAAAAGGCGAGAAGCCCAGCGTTTAG
- a CDS encoding nucleoside hydrolase codes for MARPIIIDCDPGHDDAIAILLALANPQQLEVKAITTVGGNQVLEKITNNALKLLSFIDKDIPVAKGAPGPLLGKLVTGEEAHGDSGMDGPELPPSRFKPVNKHAIELMVEIIRSSEQKVTLVPIGPLTNIALLLKGFPDVKENIEQISLMGGGISYGNVTSTAEFNIYVDPEAARMVFESGVPITMSGLDVTDKAAIYQEDIDALKQRGEVSHMVGELLDFYSIYSRKLGFEGSSLHDPCAIAWLLRPELFQSESYYVSIETDGRVTRGMTVADRRKKTDETANVQVLMDVDREAFIKLIFDALAVHDENAKARKGQA; via the coding sequence ATGGCTAGACCGATTATTATCGACTGTGATCCCGGGCATGATGACGCGATCGCTATTTTGCTCGCACTTGCCAATCCGCAGCAGTTGGAGGTAAAGGCGATTACGACGGTTGGCGGCAATCAGGTGCTGGAGAAAATTACGAATAATGCACTGAAGCTGCTCAGCTTTATAGATAAAGATATTCCGGTGGCGAAAGGCGCGCCCGGACCGCTGCTAGGCAAGCTCGTAACCGGAGAAGAGGCGCATGGCGATTCGGGCATGGACGGCCCAGAATTGCCGCCTTCCCGGTTTAAGCCGGTCAACAAACATGCGATTGAGCTGATGGTCGAAATTATCCGCTCCTCGGAGCAGAAGGTAACGCTCGTGCCGATCGGCCCGCTGACGAATATTGCGCTGCTGCTCAAAGGCTTCCCCGATGTAAAAGAGAACATCGAGCAGATTTCCCTAATGGGCGGAGGCATCAGCTATGGCAATGTCACGTCAACAGCAGAGTTCAACATTTACGTGGACCCGGAGGCTGCACGAATGGTGTTTGAATCGGGCGTGCCGATTACGATGAGCGGTCTGGATGTGACCGATAAGGCGGCTATTTATCAAGAGGATATTGATGCGCTGAAGCAGCGCGGCGAGGTTTCCCATATGGTAGGCGAGCTGCTGGACTTCTATTCCATCTACAGCCGCAAGCTGGGCTTTGAAGGCAGCTCGCTGCATGATCCGTGCGCAATTGCTTGGCTGCTTCGCCCGGAGCTGTTCCAAAGTGAAAGCTATTACGTCTCGATTGAGACGGACGGCAGGGTGACGAGAGGCATGACCGTAGCAGACCGCCGCAAAAAAACCGATGAAACGGCGAATGTGCAGGTGTTGATGGATGTGGACCGTGAAGCCTTTATTAAGCTGATTTTTGACGCTCTGGCTGTACATGATGAGAACGCCAAAGCTCGGAAAGGGCAGGCTTAA
- a CDS encoding ABC transporter ATP-binding protein, which yields MMPNQLLEMKNITKVYPNGVVANQKVQFTLAEGEIHAIVGENGAGKSTLMKMMFGMEEPSEGEIILRGKQVSLASPQDAIDHGIGMVHQHFMLVPSFTVAENMVLGMEPKKGVSINYNEAVRMTEEMSKKYNLLVNPKAKVEDLSVGMKQKVEILKALLRGAEILILDEPTAVLTPQETEELFRELTQLKQQGHTIVFISHKLKEVKAICDRITIMRAGKSEGVFWTKDVTEQEISKLMVGRDVVLRYDKEQKPYGAPILSVTDFSLADETGKALLDKVAFKVRGGEIVGIAGVEGNGQTQLVEALTGSLAVRSGNVAVKGTDIQGYDIRKIRSLGVSYIPEDRMRQGAAKDASISDNLISTQYNTKAMNKGLFLRSKKIAQLAATLIEEFRVRCSGPNQPIGMLSGGNMQKVVVARECSTAPDLLIAEQPTRGVDIGAAQFIHQKLIELRDGGSGVLLISADLNEILELSDSLLVMYEGQIVAYLEQPSMVSEEELGLYMLGLNRQDEQQIRRAVEA from the coding sequence ATGATGCCGAATCAGCTGCTCGAAATGAAAAATATTACGAAGGTTTACCCGAACGGGGTTGTCGCCAACCAGAAGGTGCAGTTTACGCTTGCCGAGGGCGAGATACACGCAATCGTTGGCGAAAATGGCGCCGGCAAATCCACGCTGATGAAAATGATGTTCGGCATGGAAGAGCCGAGCGAAGGCGAAATCATTCTTCGGGGCAAGCAGGTGTCGTTGGCTTCGCCACAGGATGCGATAGATCATGGCATCGGCATGGTCCATCAGCATTTTATGCTGGTGCCTTCGTTCACCGTTGCGGAAAATATGGTGCTGGGCATGGAGCCAAAGAAGGGCGTCAGCATTAATTACAACGAAGCGGTGCGGATGACTGAGGAGATGAGCAAAAAATACAATCTGCTCGTTAATCCGAAGGCGAAGGTTGAGGACCTTAGTGTCGGCATGAAGCAGAAGGTCGAAATTTTGAAAGCTCTGCTGCGTGGCGCCGAGATTCTGATACTTGATGAGCCGACGGCCGTACTGACCCCGCAGGAAACCGAGGAGCTGTTCCGCGAGCTGACGCAGCTTAAGCAGCAGGGGCATACGATTGTGTTTATTTCCCACAAGCTGAAGGAAGTTAAAGCGATTTGCGACCGAATCACGATTATGCGCGCAGGCAAAAGCGAAGGCGTTTTTTGGACCAAGGACGTTACCGAGCAGGAAATTTCCAAGCTGATGGTCGGCCGCGACGTCGTGCTGAGGTATGACAAGGAGCAGAAGCCTTACGGTGCGCCAATCCTGTCTGTTACTGATTTTTCATTGGCGGATGAGACGGGCAAGGCGCTGCTCGACAAGGTAGCGTTCAAGGTGCGCGGCGGCGAAATCGTTGGCATTGCTGGAGTCGAGGGCAATGGGCAAACGCAGCTCGTTGAAGCTTTAACGGGCAGTTTGGCTGTGCGCAGCGGAAATGTAGCCGTTAAAGGCACGGACATACAAGGCTATGATATCCGCAAAATTCGCTCGCTCGGCGTTTCCTATATTCCGGAGGACCGCATGCGCCAAGGGGCAGCCAAAGACGCGAGCATTTCCGATAATTTGATTTCTACGCAATACAATACGAAAGCGATGAACAAGGGCCTCTTTTTGAGAAGTAAAAAAATAGCGCAGCTTGCGGCCACTCTCATTGAGGAATTCCGCGTGCGCTGCTCGGGCCCGAATCAGCCGATAGGCATGCTTTCAGGCGGCAATATGCAGAAGGTCGTCGTCGCTCGCGAATGCTCGACAGCGCCGGATTTGCTCATTGCCGAGCAGCCGACTCGCGGCGTCGATATCGGGGCAGCCCAATTTATTCACCAGAAGCTCATTGAGCTTCGGGATGGCGGCAGCGGCGTGCTGCTCATTTCGGCAGATTTGAACGAAATATTGGAGCTGAGCGACAGCCTGCTCGTCATGTATGAAGGACAAATCGTCGCTTATTTGGAACAGCCGTCAATGGTAAGCGAGGAAGAGCTCGGATTATACATGCTGGGTCTTAACCGGCAGGACGAGCAGCAAATCAGGAGGGCCGTGGAAGCATGA
- a CDS encoding AraC family transcriptional regulator, whose protein sequence is MNRLLYLANDIHERNTNIPPHQHECYELVYYIRGMGPTVIAGRKYRFKEHTIALIAPRHIHSEIHELEGEVLFIGFNAPDVELKGLSGVYDDDASHTILKHLWRIKEEFFIRPRTDSESLNALLNELLPPLQQIFGNRKTPHPSEDRVKYVLQYMDDHYKQKLTVELLADMSGYSYDRFRHLFKERYNIAPLQYILLKRLEYAKSLLIGTQMHISEIAADAGFANDAQFCSMFKREIGCTPRTYRKGKIL, encoded by the coding sequence ATGAATCGATTATTGTATTTAGCAAATGACATACATGAGAGAAATACTAACATCCCTCCTCATCAGCATGAGTGCTACGAGCTTGTTTATTACATTCGCGGTATGGGTCCAACCGTCATTGCAGGCCGTAAATATCGCTTTAAAGAGCATACGATTGCCCTCATCGCTCCTCGGCATATTCATAGCGAGATTCATGAGCTGGAGGGCGAGGTGCTGTTCATTGGTTTTAACGCTCCTGATGTGGAATTAAAAGGATTAAGCGGGGTTTATGACGACGATGCGAGCCATACGATTTTAAAGCATTTATGGCGCATAAAAGAGGAGTTTTTCATCCGTCCGAGAACCGACAGCGAATCGCTGAATGCTCTCCTCAATGAGCTGCTTCCGCCGCTGCAGCAAATTTTTGGAAACCGAAAAACACCCCATCCATCAGAAGATCGGGTCAAATACGTGCTGCAATATATGGATGACCATTATAAGCAGAAGCTCACCGTTGAGCTGCTTGCCGACATGTCCGGTTACAGCTATGACCGGTTCCGCCACCTTTTTAAGGAACGCTACAATATTGCGCCTCTCCAGTATATTTTGCTAAAACGTCTGGAATATGCAAAATCGCTGCTCATAGGTACCCAGATGCATATTTCTGAAATTGCCGCCGATGCCGGCTTTGCCAATGATGCGCAATTTTGCAGCATGTTTAAACGGGAAATTGGCTGTACGCCTCGCACCTATAGGAAGGGCAAAATTTTGTGA
- a CDS encoding ADP-ribosylglycohydrolase family protein, with the protein MAGWDKLQEIVRFEIIQRGEEGCNVDGFAEKLAAAGERHDALMEIYNELSALEVSADFPYEEPSDLEEIRRLRPEGPRTLAANLTDEQWMDKFYGAWLGRSVGCALGKPLEFWDYLYGKDGRPGWENIELWFRGAGAWPIKGYTPGESAAKEQYGLGLNDWSPMSTSETIQYMESDDDIRYTVLGLLLLEQKGLAFDSWDIGKLWHKNLTYSQVCTAETQSYLNFAHETSHLNGDKPADWAERLERVRMHMNPYREWIGAQIRADGLAYGAAGKPELAAELGWRDASFSHVKNGIYGEMFVAAMIAAAFVEKDSKRIVEIGLSEIPATSRLAYDVRKAVSIAEKASSDRELVSQIWNSFSHYDAVHTNNNAALVAASLVYAGDDFEKAVTTAVYGGMDTDCNGATVGSIMGAKLGAAALPKSWIDPLNDTLYAELSGFHPIAISEVARRSYNVFRKIEAELNHS; encoded by the coding sequence ATGGCAGGCTGGGATAAGCTTCAGGAAATTGTCCGGTTTGAGATTATTCAGCGCGGGGAAGAAGGCTGCAACGTAGACGGCTTTGCGGAAAAGCTGGCTGCGGCGGGTGAACGCCATGATGCGCTTATGGAGATTTATAACGAGCTGTCTGCACTGGAAGTGAGTGCGGATTTCCCTTATGAGGAGCCTTCCGATTTGGAGGAGATCCGCAGGCTGCGCCCCGAAGGGCCAAGAACGCTGGCAGCGAATTTGACCGATGAGCAGTGGATGGACAAGTTTTACGGTGCCTGGCTCGGACGCAGTGTGGGCTGTGCGCTAGGCAAGCCATTGGAGTTTTGGGACTATCTGTATGGCAAAGACGGCCGGCCGGGCTGGGAAAATATTGAGCTGTGGTTTCGCGGCGCTGGCGCTTGGCCGATTAAAGGTTATACACCGGGCGAATCGGCAGCAAAAGAGCAGTATGGGCTGGGGCTGAATGATTGGTCGCCCATGAGCACAAGCGAGACCATTCAGTATATGGAGAGCGATGATGACATCCGCTATACGGTGCTGGGGCTTTTACTGCTTGAGCAAAAAGGGCTCGCTTTCGACTCTTGGGACATCGGCAAGCTATGGCACAAAAACCTGACCTACAGCCAGGTTTGTACAGCGGAGACGCAGTCTTATTTGAATTTTGCTCATGAGACCTCTCATCTGAACGGGGACAAGCCTGCCGATTGGGCTGAACGCCTAGAGCGGGTGCGGATGCATATGAACCCTTACAGAGAGTGGATTGGCGCGCAAATCCGTGCGGACGGGCTCGCTTACGGCGCAGCCGGAAAGCCGGAGCTGGCTGCGGAGCTTGGCTGGCGCGATGCATCGTTCTCGCATGTGAAGAACGGCATCTATGGCGAAATGTTCGTTGCGGCGATGATTGCAGCTGCTTTCGTTGAGAAGGACAGCAAGCGAATTGTCGAGATTGGCCTCAGCGAAATTCCGGCAACGAGCAGACTGGCTTATGATGTGCGCAAAGCGGTTTCCATTGCGGAGAAAGCAAGCAGCGACCGCGAGCTGGTGAGCCAAATCTGGAATTCGTTCAGCCATTACGATGCAGTGCACACGAACAATAATGCAGCGCTTGTCGCGGCGTCGCTCGTGTATGCAGGCGATGATTTCGAGAAGGCCGTGACGACGGCCGTCTATGGCGGCATGGACACGGATTGCAATGGCGCGACGGTTGGCTCGATTATGGGCGCGAAGCTTGGCGCGGCAGCGCTGCCGAAGTCATGGATTGATCCGCTGAATGACACGCTGTATGCGGAGCTGAGCGGCTTTCATCCGATTGCAATCTCCGAGGTCGCACGGCGGAGCTATAACGTTTTTCGAAAAATAGAGGCGGAATTGAATCATTCCTAA
- a CDS encoding ABC transporter permease, translating into MKVKYFEVIRTTAVILIALVLAFIIISIVSEQPLESIRIFLWEPLNTKGHIGNVIEMAIPLMFTGLAVSLLFKANLFNLGAEGLFYFSGVVAASLAIHLSLNSFVHPIVAILAGSLVGAVLSAIPGILKAKWNVNELVSSLMFNNILFGIGLYILNYKLRDAQAFAAVSFKFEKTAMLTKLIPGTRIHTGLIIVLVLIVAAHYFLYKTKWGYELRMTGANREFAGYSGMKTAKVIIIVHLIAGFIAGMGGSVEVLGMYNRFQWSSLPGYGLDGALVAMLAKNNPFSVIGAALFLAYIRIGADQMARFSDVPAEMISIVQAIIILLISAEQFLKFWKNRMLLKEAQRNV; encoded by the coding sequence ATGAAGGTAAAATATTTTGAAGTCATCCGAACGACAGCGGTCATTCTGATTGCGCTTGTTCTCGCTTTTATTATTATTTCCATTGTCAGCGAGCAGCCGCTGGAGAGCATTCGCATCTTTCTATGGGAGCCGCTGAATACGAAGGGGCATATCGGCAACGTCATTGAAATGGCGATTCCGCTCATGTTCACAGGACTTGCGGTATCGCTGCTGTTTAAAGCGAATTTATTCAATCTCGGAGCGGAAGGGCTGTTTTATTTTTCCGGGGTAGTTGCAGCTTCGCTTGCGATTCATCTTAGTCTGAACAGCTTTGTGCATCCGATTGTGGCTATCCTTGCAGGGTCGCTCGTCGGTGCGGTGTTATCCGCTATTCCAGGTATTCTCAAGGCTAAATGGAATGTAAATGAGCTCGTCAGCTCGCTGATGTTCAACAATATTTTGTTCGGCATCGGGCTTTATATTTTGAACTATAAGCTGCGCGATGCCCAGGCCTTTGCCGCTGTATCCTTTAAGTTCGAGAAAACAGCGATGCTCACCAAGCTGATACCGGGCACGCGTATTCATACGGGACTGATTATCGTGCTGGTGCTGATCGTAGCCGCGCATTATTTTCTCTACAAAACCAAATGGGGCTATGAGCTGAGGATGACGGGGGCCAATCGCGAATTTGCGGGCTATTCCGGCATGAAGACGGCCAAGGTCATCATTATCGTACATTTAATTGCTGGCTTTATTGCGGGCATGGGCGGCTCGGTCGAAGTGCTGGGCATGTACAATCGCTTTCAGTGGTCGTCGCTGCCGGGCTACGGCCTGGATGGTGCGCTAGTAGCGATGCTGGCGAAAAATAACCCGTTTTCGGTCATTGGCGCAGCGCTCTTCCTGGCTTATATCCGAATCGGAGCCGACCAGATGGCGCGTTTCTCCGATGTGCCGGCCGAAATGATTTCGATTGTGCAGGCGATTATTATTTTGCTGATTTCGGCAGAGCAGTTTTTGAAGTTCTGGAAAAATCGGATGCTGCTCAAGGAGGCACAGCGTAATGTCTAG
- a CDS encoding OsmC family protein, giving the protein MANVQTFKATAHLQEGVKVKATARQFELTIDEPKSLGGTDTGMNPVEALLASLGACQSIVARVYAPKFDVKLDDFQVEVEGDLDLDGFFNKSEVRPGYSDIRYTFKIKTDSPKEKVDAFVQFLESKCPVGDTIANPVQMKLEQIIIENTETAAL; this is encoded by the coding sequence ATGGCTAATGTACAAACGTTTAAGGCAACAGCACATTTACAAGAGGGGGTTAAAGTGAAGGCGACAGCGAGACAGTTCGAATTGACTATTGATGAGCCGAAGAGCCTTGGCGGGACAGATACGGGGATGAATCCTGTAGAAGCGCTGCTTGCCTCATTAGGCGCGTGCCAGTCTATTGTGGCCCGGGTGTATGCTCCTAAGTTTGATGTGAAGCTCGACGATTTCCAGGTTGAGGTTGAAGGCGATTTGGATCTCGATGGATTTTTCAATAAAAGCGAGGTTCGCCCGGGCTATTCCGACATTCGCTATACGTTCAAGATCAAAACAGATTCGCCTAAGGAAAAGGTGGATGCCTTCGTTCAATTTTTAGAGAGCAAATGCCCAGTGGGGGATACCATTGCTAACCCGGTTCAGATGAAACTAGAGCAGATTATTATTGAAAATACAGAGACAGCTGCGCTGTAG